A single genomic interval of Bradyrhizobium sp. sBnM-33 harbors:
- a CDS encoding glycosyltransferase family 4 protein, with protein MRITFILPVANMGGGTRVIGIYAQELQKRGHDVSLISVPPPRLPFRRRVKSWLTRTASPYDRSPSHLDKLKLDHRIIDSWRPITDNDVPDGDVVIATWWRTAEWVNDLGPQKGAKVYFIQGHEVFPYLPVERCQATYRLPMHKVVVAQWLRQVMIEDYGDKTADVVPNSVDHSQFFAPVRQKQVIPTVGFLYSRAKFKGVDITLAALKVVAERFPELRMVSFGSERPSAPLPLPAGVEFTFDPPQDQLRDIYSRCDVWVTASASEGFNLPAMEAMACRTPVVSTRTGWPAEAIKSGLNGMLVDLDDVDALVHAIKYVLAQSDEGWAELSSNAFETVRSSSWAASASIFEQALVNARNRAARGEIGGGLL; from the coding sequence TGATGTATCCCTCATTTCTGTTCCCCCGCCGCGACTACCGTTCCGGAGACGGGTCAAGTCCTGGCTGACACGGACTGCCTCGCCGTACGACCGCTCCCCCTCTCACCTCGACAAGCTGAAGTTAGATCATCGAATTATCGATAGCTGGCGTCCTATAACAGATAACGACGTCCCCGACGGCGATGTCGTCATAGCCACGTGGTGGCGGACCGCGGAATGGGTCAACGACCTCGGCCCACAGAAAGGAGCCAAGGTTTATTTCATCCAGGGCCACGAAGTGTTTCCGTACCTACCGGTGGAACGTTGTCAAGCTACTTACAGATTGCCGATGCACAAGGTGGTCGTTGCGCAATGGCTCCGGCAGGTTATGATCGAAGACTACGGCGACAAGACCGCGGACGTTGTCCCGAACAGTGTCGATCATTCCCAGTTTTTCGCACCGGTGCGACAAAAGCAGGTCATACCAACGGTCGGGTTCCTGTATTCGCGAGCAAAATTCAAGGGAGTCGACATCACGCTCGCTGCTCTGAAGGTAGTCGCCGAGCGTTTCCCTGAGCTAAGGATGGTCTCTTTTGGAAGCGAACGGCCATCTGCGCCCCTGCCGCTTCCTGCCGGCGTCGAGTTCACCTTTGATCCGCCCCAAGATCAGCTTCGTGATATCTATTCTCGTTGCGACGTGTGGGTCACTGCGAGCGCAAGCGAGGGCTTCAATCTTCCGGCAATGGAAGCCATGGCCTGTCGAACTCCTGTTGTTTCTACGCGAACGGGTTGGCCTGCGGAGGCCATTAAATCCGGCCTTAATGGTATGCTTGTCGATCTTGATGACGTCGACGCTCTTGTTCATGCTATCAAGTATGTTCTGGCGCAAAGCGATGAAGGCTGGGCAGAGCTATCTTCGAATGCATTTGAAACGGTTCGAAGCAGCTCTTGGGCAGCGAGCGCTTCGATATTTGAGCAGGCTCTCGTGAATGCCCGAAACAGGGCCGCGCGGGGGGAGATTGGCGGCGGTCTACTCTGA
- a CDS encoding glycosyltransferase 61 family protein, giving the protein MNERSFRVLLERIRIGLARRVGFDVDLLKSATSIEVLDPGETISGSPCIALPEQYERVNACAFGIDPAQEIAQLKGAPRSIGPTIQYVLDNVVVNEGIIYGRGRHKFFNTNVVFQSDDTTWVDHGEAALRSSFVGCHFFGHWLRDDSATHLLASNFGTPVSMPTPFWPDRAGYLGQFGQQCVELRRAYINRLFLFDDINQNAHKAKRFRTLRARLANGPAQRKTGHIAYLMRGSGGTQRLLLNEGEIIDALTQRGVTVVKAETLNVSQLVSELLGARIIISVEGSQLSHALFTLQDSGGILVIQPPDRFFNSHLDWARALNMQYGVVVGEKRKNGFFLPVHDLLKTIDLLDKEIQ; this is encoded by the coding sequence ATGAACGAACGAAGCTTTCGAGTCCTTCTCGAGCGGATTAGAATTGGTTTGGCGCGGCGAGTTGGATTCGATGTCGACCTTCTTAAGTCGGCAACCTCGATTGAAGTACTGGATCCCGGTGAGACCATTTCAGGATCCCCATGCATTGCTCTTCCCGAGCAGTATGAACGCGTTAACGCCTGCGCCTTCGGAATAGATCCAGCGCAAGAAATTGCACAGCTAAAAGGAGCACCGCGCAGTATCGGGCCAACTATTCAATATGTACTTGATAATGTCGTTGTTAACGAAGGCATCATCTACGGTCGTGGGCGGCACAAATTTTTCAACACCAATGTAGTTTTCCAATCAGATGACACCACCTGGGTCGACCACGGCGAGGCCGCGCTCAGAAGCTCCTTTGTTGGTTGCCATTTTTTCGGCCATTGGCTTCGCGACGATAGTGCTACTCATCTGCTAGCCAGCAACTTCGGGACACCTGTGAGCATGCCCACTCCCTTTTGGCCAGATCGAGCAGGCTATCTTGGCCAATTTGGACAACAGTGCGTGGAGCTTCGCAGAGCGTATATCAATCGCCTCTTTCTATTCGACGACATTAACCAGAATGCGCACAAAGCAAAGAGGTTCAGGACCCTAAGAGCGCGGCTCGCAAACGGGCCAGCCCAGAGAAAGACCGGGCATATTGCCTATTTGATGCGCGGCTCTGGCGGAACGCAGCGCCTGCTTCTGAACGAGGGAGAGATCATTGACGCTCTTACTCAGCGGGGCGTGACAGTCGTTAAGGCAGAAACCCTGAATGTTTCTCAGTTGGTCTCAGAACTGTTGGGCGCTCGTATTATCATCAGCGTTGAGGGTAGCCAGCTGTCACACGCCCTATTCACGCTACAGGACAGCGGCGGCATACTGGTCATCCAGCCTCCCGATCGGTTCTTCAATTCACACCTAGATTGGGCGCGCGCGCTGAACATGCAGTACGGCGTGGTAGTGGGCGAAAAGCGCAAGAACGGATTCTTTCTTCCGGTCCACGATCTTTTGAAGACGATCGACCTGCTAGACAAAGAAATTCAATGA
- a CDS encoding tetratricopeptide repeat protein encodes MALIEKKDDLKARVELLKAAKYKSDKVEVWRALAGIDERTKASSSLFVDLRRIVELDPNDLNARLKLARIMVGGGAADAALRVIDAANEGDKPNAELHALRAIILLRTNDNPGAIREAERAYEINPTNVDAITLLASKKVADGDLDGALKLLDSVPAGSKDETRVTLQKIDAYARKKDLVKAEELLRKLIAQNPQEAAYHAQLLQLLLAQRKFVDAEKELRARAEANPTDNKIGLDLVRFLAATKGVDAGRAELEARIKAGGDDFDYQIALAELNHGQNRTADAVQALQRLASTAATPDKKLAAQVKLAEIYVSKGEKAAAEPLIADILAKDRRNGGALRMRAALSIDKGQFDSAISDLREALNDQPKSVELLSLMAVAYERSGKGELADRQYADALKSSNFNPDIVLRYVTFLQRKGDATRAEEILTEAANRNSTNLQIWSSLGQVRLRRQNWSGALAIADAIGRVDAGRVAADQIRAAALAGQNKIEESVAVLEAAHKAAPDAPQPALALASAYVKQGKPDKAAALLQRLSDNFPANAQLLVFLGQAKLAEKKNDEALQSFKTAVAQQPKEPAGYTALTEFYIQRKNYDEADRVLKAGLAELPGNVAFRLSLAGLQIMRGNNEPAISQYEAILQDQPNSLVAINNLVNLLLDNRSDKPSLERAFELSEKLKSSNVPQFQDTWGWAQYKRGDVKGAIDTLEAAVPAMSNLAVVHYHLGMSYAAAGQTEKAAERLKTAFSLEPDGTPLKESIRSAMK; translated from the coding sequence ATGGCTCTCATCGAAAAGAAGGACGACCTCAAGGCGCGGGTGGAGCTCCTGAAAGCCGCCAAGTACAAGAGCGACAAGGTCGAAGTCTGGCGGGCGCTCGCAGGCATCGACGAGCGGACAAAGGCGAGTAGTTCCCTCTTCGTGGACCTGCGCCGTATCGTCGAACTGGATCCGAATGATCTAAATGCGAGACTGAAGCTTGCGCGAATCATGGTGGGCGGCGGGGCGGCCGATGCCGCGCTTCGGGTCATCGATGCCGCAAACGAGGGTGACAAGCCGAATGCGGAACTCCATGCCCTGCGGGCGATCATTCTTCTTCGCACCAATGACAATCCCGGTGCGATCCGCGAAGCGGAGCGTGCCTACGAGATCAATCCGACCAATGTCGACGCGATCACATTGCTCGCATCGAAAAAGGTCGCAGATGGCGACCTGGATGGCGCACTGAAGCTTCTGGATTCAGTTCCCGCCGGCTCCAAGGACGAGACGCGCGTCACGCTGCAAAAGATCGACGCCTATGCGCGCAAGAAGGACCTGGTAAAGGCTGAAGAACTGTTGCGAAAGCTGATCGCGCAGAATCCCCAAGAGGCGGCATATCACGCTCAGCTTCTGCAACTCCTTCTCGCGCAGCGGAAGTTTGTCGATGCGGAGAAGGAACTTCGGGCCAGAGCCGAGGCCAACCCGACCGATAACAAGATCGGCCTCGACCTTGTCCGCTTTTTGGCTGCCACGAAGGGAGTGGATGCCGGAAGAGCTGAGTTGGAAGCGCGGATCAAGGCGGGCGGCGATGATTTCGATTACCAGATCGCATTGGCCGAACTGAATCATGGTCAGAACCGAACCGCCGATGCCGTGCAAGCTCTACAGAGACTGGCAAGTACCGCGGCCACCCCGGACAAGAAGCTCGCAGCCCAGGTCAAGCTTGCGGAGATCTATGTTTCCAAGGGAGAAAAGGCGGCCGCCGAGCCTTTGATCGCTGACATTCTCGCAAAGGATCGTCGAAACGGCGGCGCGCTGCGGATGCGGGCAGCCCTGAGCATCGACAAGGGCCAGTTCGACAGCGCCATTTCCGATCTGCGCGAGGCGCTCAACGATCAGCCGAAGTCGGTTGAATTGCTGTCGTTGATGGCAGTGGCGTATGAGCGCAGCGGGAAGGGCGAATTGGCCGATCGTCAGTATGCCGACGCGCTGAAATCATCCAACTTCAATCCTGACATCGTTCTTCGATACGTCACGTTCCTGCAGCGCAAGGGCGATGCCACTCGCGCCGAAGAGATTCTGACGGAAGCCGCCAATCGCAATTCCACCAATCTTCAGATTTGGTCGTCGCTCGGGCAGGTCAGATTGCGCCGGCAGAACTGGTCGGGAGCCTTGGCGATCGCAGACGCCATCGGACGCGTCGATGCGGGCCGCGTGGCTGCTGACCAGATCCGCGCAGCAGCGCTCGCCGGTCAGAACAAGATCGAGGAAAGCGTCGCCGTGCTGGAGGCTGCGCACAAAGCTGCGCCGGATGCACCGCAGCCGGCGCTGGCACTTGCCTCCGCTTATGTGAAACAAGGCAAGCCGGACAAGGCTGCAGCGCTGCTGCAGAGGCTGAGCGACAACTTCCCGGCCAATGCCCAGCTTCTCGTGTTTCTGGGGCAGGCCAAGCTGGCGGAAAAAAAGAACGATGAGGCGTTACAAAGCTTCAAGACGGCCGTCGCGCAGCAACCGAAGGAGCCTGCGGGATACACTGCTTTGACCGAGTTCTATATTCAAAGGAAGAATTACGACGAGGCCGATAGGGTGCTTAAGGCCGGGCTTGCGGAGTTGCCCGGCAACGTAGCTTTCCGTCTCTCCCTGGCCGGATTGCAGATCATGCGGGGCAACAACGAGCCCGCCATATCTCAGTACGAAGCGATTCTGCAGGACCAGCCGAATTCCCTGGTTGCGATCAACAATCTCGTCAACCTGTTGCTGGACAATCGGAGTGACAAGCCAAGTCTCGAACGTGCGTTTGAGCTATCGGAAAAGCTTAAGAGCTCCAACGTGCCGCAGTTTCAGGACACGTGGGGATGGGCCCAGTACAAGCGCGGCGACGTCAAGGGAGCAATCGACACGCTTGAGGCGGCAGTGCCGGCGATGTCAAACCTTGCGGTGGTCCACTATCACCTTGGCATGAGCTACGCGGCTGCCGGGCAAACCGAAAAGGCGGCAGAACGGCTCAAGACGGCATTTTCGCTGGAGCCGGACGGGACACCGCTCAAGGAGAGCATCCGTTCCGCGATGAAATGA
- a CDS encoding glycosyltransferase family A protein, translating into MLRDSILQTRESINYKAGTEPEKFGIVVIGRNEGQRLITCLRSVSAAAAMVYVDSNSTDGSVQAARELGADVVELDLSIPFTAARARNAGFAHLLTIVPEVLYVQFVDGDCELASGWLEAAVGFLDHQADAAAVCGRLRERHPDRSVYNWLCDREWDRSTGEVRAFAGNVMIRTAALKAAGGYHDDVIAGEEEELSVRLRQAKWRLWRLADEMALHDAAMFHFGQWWRRTCRGGYAFALGSHLHGTSPERHHVREARRAIVWGLLLPFACIIATIALPRFGWMAWLLYPMQLARLTAKNSGSLSDRTRLACFQLLARFPEGLGIAMFWRDRLLHRRPQLIEHKQVPTNRNA; encoded by the coding sequence ATGTTAAGAGATTCCATTTTGCAGACGCGCGAGAGCATTAACTACAAAGCCGGCACCGAGCCTGAAAAGTTCGGCATTGTCGTCATCGGGCGCAATGAGGGTCAGCGCCTGATCACCTGCCTGCGTTCGGTGTCTGCGGCGGCCGCGATGGTTTACGTCGATTCCAATTCGACGGACGGATCGGTGCAGGCGGCGCGCGAACTCGGCGCCGATGTCGTCGAGCTCGATCTCAGCATTCCCTTCACCGCGGCCCGCGCCCGCAATGCCGGCTTTGCCCACCTGCTGACGATCGTCCCTGAGGTACTCTACGTGCAGTTCGTGGACGGCGACTGCGAACTTGCGAGCGGATGGCTAGAGGCCGCCGTCGGCTTTCTCGATCACCAGGCGGATGCCGCCGCCGTGTGCGGCAGGCTCCGCGAGCGGCATCCGGATCGATCGGTCTACAACTGGTTATGCGACCGGGAGTGGGATCGCTCCACCGGCGAAGTTCGCGCCTTTGCCGGCAACGTGATGATCCGCACCGCCGCGCTGAAGGCCGCGGGCGGCTATCATGACGATGTGATTGCAGGCGAGGAAGAGGAATTATCCGTGCGGCTTCGCCAAGCGAAGTGGCGGCTTTGGCGGCTCGCGGACGAGATGGCGCTGCACGATGCGGCGATGTTTCATTTCGGGCAATGGTGGCGAAGGACGTGCCGCGGCGGATACGCCTTTGCGCTGGGCAGCCATCTGCACGGGACGTCGCCCGAACGGCACCATGTGCGCGAGGCGCGCCGCGCAATAGTTTGGGGACTGTTGCTGCCCTTCGCGTGCATCATTGCGACGATTGCGCTCCCGCGCTTTGGATGGATGGCCTGGCTCCTCTACCCGATGCAACTGGCACGGCTGACCGCCAAAAACTCAGGCTCTCTTTCCGATCGTACGCGCCTCGCCTGCTTTCAACTTCTTGCACGTTTTCCGGAAGGACTTGGCATCGCAATGTTCTGGCGCGATCGGCTATTGCATCGCCGCCCTCAGCTCATCGAACACAAGCAGGTTCCAACGAACCGAAATGCGTGA
- a CDS encoding class I SAM-dependent methyltransferase, which translates to MLDQNILKGIVACPDCSSTLHSLKVCDNCGLSFADADGMPSLFPQRARRTVSFQFTPDRSTAGASFREALRYPVRSGSGGKDNPYHLDLAHLDIIDRLPKGSTILEIGCGGGQMRDWVTKKGYHYIGTDISTSRVFAFLSEHGGPDILCDAHFLPFKEKTFDLVYSAAVTEHLACPYLVSQEVFRVLKPGGRYLGNVSFLEPWHDDSYFHMSPLGVFENLTQAGFTTENIWPGEGYSGFRAIMKMGNKVTLPLSFIGDAIYFAYRSGNKLRNLVKRHPNWSIDRIEDTARVAGATDWIAQKPEH; encoded by the coding sequence ATGCTCGACCAGAACATCTTGAAGGGAATCGTCGCCTGTCCCGATTGTAGTTCAACGCTCCATTCGTTGAAGGTGTGCGACAACTGCGGTCTTTCATTTGCGGATGCCGATGGAATGCCTTCGCTTTTTCCTCAAAGGGCGAGACGAACCGTTTCGTTTCAATTTACGCCAGACCGCTCAACGGCCGGCGCCTCGTTTCGTGAAGCACTAAGATATCCTGTTCGATCGGGTAGTGGCGGCAAGGACAACCCGTATCATTTGGATCTTGCCCACCTCGATATCATCGACCGTCTTCCGAAGGGGTCCACAATTTTGGAGATCGGTTGCGGGGGTGGACAGATGCGCGACTGGGTTACAAAGAAGGGCTATCATTATATTGGAACAGATATTTCGACATCGCGCGTTTTCGCATTTCTTAGCGAACACGGCGGGCCGGACATTTTGTGCGATGCTCACTTCCTCCCATTCAAAGAGAAAACATTTGATCTAGTTTATTCAGCCGCTGTAACTGAGCACCTCGCCTGCCCGTATCTGGTTAGCCAAGAGGTATTTCGGGTTCTCAAGCCTGGAGGGCGCTACCTCGGCAATGTATCTTTTCTCGAACCCTGGCATGATGACAGCTACTTTCACATGTCGCCCCTTGGCGTATTCGAGAATCTCACACAAGCTGGATTCACAACGGAGAATATCTGGCCGGGAGAAGGATACAGCGGCTTTCGCGCCATAATGAAGATGGGCAACAAGGTTACGCTGCCGCTCTCATTCATCGGAGACGCAATTTATTTCGCATACCGGAGCGGAAACAAGCTGCGCAATCTTGTCAAGCGACATCCGAATTGGTCAATCGATCGGATCGAAGACACTGCGCGCGTCGCCGGCGCGACAGATTGGATAGCACAAAAGCCGGAGCACTAA
- a CDS encoding serine acetyltransferase, whose translation MDQATEQISADVPDWSRERPGQFWDPGRKLLLTVRRYQFWRARGGLFGMLCCKFVVLRHRFWSAVTGAEIPLTCQIGGGLLIPHPNGIVIHPDAKIGVNCLIFHQVTLGSRGRGGVPEIAGHVDIGAGAKILGPVKIGAHARIGANAVVIADVEAHGVATGYPGGIHHARQ comes from the coding sequence GTGGATCAAGCTACCGAACAGATCAGTGCCGATGTTCCCGACTGGAGCCGGGAACGCCCCGGGCAGTTCTGGGACCCCGGCCGTAAGCTGCTGCTGACGGTTCGGCGCTACCAGTTCTGGCGGGCACGCGGCGGCCTTTTCGGCATGCTGTGCTGCAAATTCGTCGTCCTGCGTCATCGCTTCTGGAGCGCGGTGACGGGGGCGGAAATACCGCTCACCTGCCAGATCGGCGGCGGGCTGCTGATCCCCCACCCCAATGGCATTGTCATCCATCCGGACGCCAAGATCGGCGTGAACTGCCTGATTTTCCACCAGGTCACGCTTGGCTCCCGCGGTCGCGGCGGAGTTCCCGAAATTGCCGGCCATGTCGACATCGGCGCCGGCGCCAAGATCCTTGGGCCGGTTAAGATCGGCGCACATGCACGGATCGGCGCGAACGCCGTGGTGATTGCCGACGTCGAGGCACACGGGGTGGCGACGGGCTATCCGGGAGGAATTCACCACGCTCGGCAATAG
- a CDS encoding ExeA family protein has product MYEAFYQLQEKPFSILPDPDLIYWGKMHSMAFTMLEFGVMNNAGFTVITGEIGSGKTTLVRHLLKKVSPSITIGLISNSPQGRQELLQWILMSLGQPFDGDYPNLFRRLQDFLYGQFANGRRTILIIDEAQNLEPEALEHLRMISNINADKFQILQLILIGQPQLRDLLMAPKLHQFAQRISSDFHLRSLDDREVANYIAFRLQAVGARRPLFTQEACSLIASASGGIPRMINVLCDTALVYGFANDQRAISETIVRDVIADKQQYSIFPVKRFSRVP; this is encoded by the coding sequence ATGTACGAGGCGTTTTATCAGCTCCAGGAGAAACCCTTTTCAATTCTCCCCGACCCCGACCTGATTTATTGGGGCAAAATGCACTCCATGGCATTCACGATGCTGGAGTTCGGCGTCATGAACAATGCCGGCTTCACCGTCATTACCGGTGAGATAGGATCCGGCAAGACAACCCTGGTCCGGCATTTGCTCAAGAAGGTCAGCCCGTCGATCACCATCGGCCTGATCTCGAACTCCCCCCAGGGCCGACAGGAGTTGCTGCAATGGATCCTGATGTCGCTCGGCCAACCGTTCGATGGGGATTACCCTAACCTTTTCAGAAGGTTACAAGATTTTCTTTATGGTCAATTCGCAAACGGAAGACGGACCATATTGATCATCGACGAGGCGCAGAATCTGGAGCCGGAAGCGCTCGAACATTTGCGCATGATTTCCAATATTAATGCGGACAAGTTTCAGATTTTGCAGTTGATTTTGATCGGCCAGCCCCAGCTGCGCGACCTGCTCATGGCGCCGAAGCTGCATCAGTTCGCGCAGCGGATTTCCTCTGATTTCCACCTTCGCTCCCTCGACGACAGGGAAGTGGCTAATTACATCGCGTTTCGCCTCCAGGCGGTGGGTGCCCGCCGTCCCCTGTTCACCCAAGAGGCCTGCTCGCTGATCGCATCGGCGAGTGGTGGAATACCCCGGATGATAAATGTCTTATGTGACACAGCGCTAGTCTACGGCTTTGCCAACGACCAACGGGCGATTTCAGAAACCATTGTTCGAGATGTTATTGCCGATAAGCAACAGTACAGTATTTTTCCGGTAAAAAGGTTCTCTCGGGTTCCCTAA
- a CDS encoding WecB/TagA/CpsF family glycosyltransferase gives MLKTLRTPPASSDFAERPADPRSARASPDDLSRNVFGLLGIPVDALDFPSLRRSMDLATNAAAPFLISTPNVNFLVKSQINGAFRESMLLSDLCLADGMPLIWIAKLLRIPIQERIAGSDLFGRLKSANGTGRPLRVFLLGGAEGLAAAVGARLNAEKGGLRCVGVLNPGFGTIDEMSSPEIIDEINASNADLIAVFFGAEKAQAWLLHNHWRLRAPVRAQFGATINFEAGTVRRAPSMLRSTGFEWLWRIKEEPYLWRRYWSDGMALLAMLATCVLPLILSERRLPNLNRLSISRSEDQGSVTIGLSGAAIAAHVDGAIEQLRDALDSGKRMIVDVSHTQYIDARFFGLFLMVRKQLANRGQKLLFTGASAGLRRIFRLNRFEFLLSQEV, from the coding sequence ATGTTGAAGACGTTGCGCACCCCTCCGGCCTCGTCCGACTTTGCCGAGCGACCCGCGGACCCGCGATCGGCCCGCGCCTCTCCGGACGACCTCTCCCGCAATGTATTTGGCCTCCTCGGCATCCCCGTGGATGCGCTCGATTTTCCCTCGCTGCGGCGCTCGATGGACCTCGCTACGAATGCCGCCGCGCCATTTCTGATTTCGACCCCTAACGTCAATTTTCTCGTCAAGAGCCAGATCAACGGCGCGTTCCGGGAATCCATGCTGCTGAGCGATCTGTGTCTTGCCGACGGCATGCCGCTGATCTGGATCGCCAAGCTGCTGCGCATTCCGATCCAAGAGCGAATTGCCGGCAGCGACCTGTTCGGCCGGCTCAAATCGGCGAACGGGACAGGCCGGCCTCTGCGGGTCTTCCTGCTCGGCGGCGCCGAGGGCCTAGCGGCTGCGGTCGGGGCCAGGTTGAACGCCGAGAAGGGCGGGCTGCGATGCGTCGGCGTGCTCAACCCCGGTTTCGGTACAATCGACGAGATGAGCTCGCCCGAAATAATCGACGAGATAAATGCGAGTAACGCGGATTTAATTGCGGTATTTTTCGGCGCGGAGAAGGCCCAGGCCTGGCTGCTGCACAACCATTGGCGGCTGAGGGCGCCCGTTCGCGCTCAATTCGGGGCCACCATCAATTTCGAAGCTGGAACCGTGCGGCGGGCGCCGTCGATGCTCCGCAGCACCGGCTTCGAGTGGCTGTGGCGCATCAAGGAAGAGCCGTACCTTTGGCGACGTTATTGGAGCGACGGGATGGCGCTGCTCGCGATGCTGGCGACCTGCGTGCTGCCCTTGATACTGAGTGAGCGGCGTCTGCCGAACTTGAACAGGCTGTCGATCTCAAGAAGCGAAGATCAGGGTTCCGTGACCATTGGCCTGTCCGGAGCCGCAATCGCCGCGCATGTCGACGGTGCGATCGAGCAGCTCCGGGACGCGCTCGACAGTGGCAAACGAATGATCGTTGACGTTTCGCATACGCAGTATATCGACGCCAGGTTCTTCGGGTTGTTCCTGATGGTCCGAAAACAATTGGCCAACCGGGGACAGAAACTGCTGTTTACGGGCGCGTCCGCCGGCCTGCGACGAATATTCCGCCTAAACAGATTCGAATTCCTCCTGTCACAGGAAGTATGA
- a CDS encoding polysaccharide biosynthesis/export family protein — protein MRILLALLCVVFLTTGAKAQTLKPGDSVSISVLQDPKLDRTVVVDPMGEIAFPLAGHIRARGLTPLALESVLKNKLKNNYKDENLDITVAVAHAPKEIPEEDLKPKIFITGEIIRPGSYVVRQKTTLMQAIALAGGVGPFAAKNRIQVRRRAPGGDETIFMFNYRAYEAGSDLEGNITLRAGDVIMVPERRLFE, from the coding sequence ATGCGAATCTTGCTGGCACTGCTGTGTGTGGTCTTCCTGACCACGGGGGCCAAAGCGCAAACCCTAAAACCTGGCGACAGCGTGAGCATTTCGGTTCTGCAGGACCCGAAGCTCGACCGGACGGTTGTCGTCGACCCCATGGGAGAAATCGCATTTCCCCTCGCCGGACATATAAGGGCGCGCGGTCTTACCCCATTGGCGCTCGAAAGCGTTCTCAAGAATAAACTGAAGAACAACTACAAGGACGAAAATCTGGACATTACGGTCGCTGTCGCACACGCCCCGAAGGAGATCCCTGAGGAAGACCTGAAACCGAAGATTTTCATCACCGGCGAGATCATCAGGCCGGGCTCTTATGTCGTCAGACAGAAAACGACCTTGATGCAGGCCATTGCGCTCGCTGGCGGCGTCGGACCTTTTGCTGCGAAGAACCGCATTCAGGTGAGACGCAGAGCCCCCGGAGGGGACGAAACTATTTTCATGTTTAACTACCGCGCTTACGAAGCCGGTAGCGACCTTGAAGGCAACATCACCTTGCGGGCCGGCGACGTCATCATGGTTCCAGAACGACGCTTGTTTGAGTGA